A stretch of DNA from Fibrobacter succinogenes:
CTTGCGAGCCGGGAGAAGCTGTACCTTGATATAACTCATGCCAATCTTGAACATGCGCCAAAGACCAAGGTTGCGGATGGTATCGCCATTCAAGCTAATCGGATAATTGAACAACTTGCGCAAAAATAAAATGCGCGAAAGGCGGCTGCGGCAAAGCATCACGTAGTCCGTCTTTTCAGGATCTGGGCCACCTTCCACCAGTGGAACATTACGACCAATGGCCAAATCATCCTTACTTGCAACACCTTGCAGTGGCAGAATACCCTGCCACCAATCCATCACCGTATCGCTCTTGCTAAAAAATCGATGGCCGCCAATGTCCATGCGGTTGCCATTGTAACGAGCCGTGCGCGAAATACCGCCAATGACATTTTCCGCTTCAAAAATCACAGGCTTCACATCCGTGGTACGCAAAAGTTCAAGAGCAGCAGTCAAGCCCGCAGGACCAGCACCAGCAATTACAGCAATTTTCTTAAAATCTTTTTCCATATTTATTTTTATCCTTCCTATACTTTCAATTTTTTATGCATTTTTCCGCCCGCGGAAAAGCATCAATTTTCGAGCACCAAAATTCCACATCAACACCAAGATTGCGGCCACCATCTTGGAAATCATTTCATTCCATTCAAGGCGCCCGACCATCAAGAACATAAGCAGCTGATTTATCCCGACACCAGCAAAACCGACCACGGCAAATATACCGAATTCAGCCGTCTTCTTATTTTCGAGAACACGTTTGCATTCAGAAAAGACCCAAGTAATGCTCAAGGCGTAATTAAACGCAAGCCCGGCAACCAATCCCACAAAGTTTGCAAGCAGATAATGCCAACCAAACTTGTAAAGACAAAGTGCAAAAAGCCCAAAATCCACTACAAAAGCAAGGCCTCCTGTCACCAGGTATCGCACAATTTGCCCCAATAGCGAACTACGAGGCATTTTTCTCCAAAGCTGTCTAACAAATGTTTCGTTTTGCATGGCTGCAATAATAACAATTGTTCTAAAACAAAGTTTTTAAGGTTTATTAAAAAATATGGCATTACAGCGTTTTCAGCAATCAACCGAGGCCAAATTCAACTTTTCCATCCTCACATCTTTAAAATAAGTCCTTTTTATGTTTAGATTTATTTACACGTAAATCACAAAGAATATCAAACAAGCTCTTACACGTAAAGTATTATTTTACACAAAGAAACAAAGCGTTAAACAGAATTTGTTGTTAAATTTACAAACATAATAATACTACTTTACTTAAAAAAGAAGGAGATAAATAAATGAATAAAGCAATACTGCTCGTCGCCGCATTCGGCGTCGGCGTTTCATTAGCCGCAGAAAACAACTACAAAAGTTCGTTTTCCAAAGTTTCTAGCGAAGTACAAGACTTCCTTGACGAAGAGGCTTTGACAGAAACACGGACAGTTCCGTCAAAAACCTACACCGTAGACGTACTTGGCAGAAAGAAAAGTTCCAATCAGGTGACGTTTCTTGGCAAAGCAAAAGTTTCGCCCAAAAGAAAAATGCGTGTCGACGTCGTAAATCTTGACCTTCCCGACTATCAAGAAAAAACCGTTTCAACCAAAACAGAATTCAATCCAGAAACAGGGAAAACGAGATTATGGCTTAACGGGGAAGAACTTTCACAAGCCGAATTCGATAAGGCCATCAGCAAAATCAACAGCGAAAAGCCAGATTTCATTCCTGGCTATACGGATTCCTTAAGCGCCGATGAAATAAACAACTTGCTCAATGGAAACAAGAATGTTTATATCAGCAAGCACAAAGATCCTATCAATCAGATGGCATATACTGCCATATTCAACACCTCACAAATATCGACCCACGCCTTCACCAACTCAGCAAAAGGCAAAGGCATCGGCATACATTTCACAGAAACAGGATGTCCTCACCCCAACTTCTGGACTTCAAAATACCAAAACGTAAACGGCTGCGAACACGGGTGGCAAACACATCCCACTGGCGTGCTTCAGGTGTTATCCAAAACCGCTCCGGAAGCTTCCCTTTACGGCTACGACCAAGGAACATGGCCAACAAGAGCGAACCATTCAAACCTAGAGATATCTTCTCACTCCTGGGCATCTCCGTACAGCCCGACAAATGAATACATCGAAGTTGACGCCATGATGGACAACTACGTGTATACCAACGGAATAACAGCCTTCGTCGCCGCAGGTAACGTAAGCCCTGACGTTCCCAACAACAAATACGTTTCCTCTCCTGGCAAAGCATTAAACGCCATTACCGTAGGCGCCATCAATCCTACCAACGACAATTACACCAGCTACTCCAAATGGATGAATTCCGAAATAGGGAACGAAAAGCCCGAAGTCGCAAATTACACGGACTTCGAATTCAACAACACGCTAACGTTCCCCTGCGGTAGCCAGACATGCACATATAACGGCTATTTCAACGGAACAAGCGCGTCAACGCCTTACACAGCAGCAATGATCGCCGATTTGATGTCCCATCACCCAAGCTCCTTAAAGGGCCACCCTGAACTTATCAAGGCCATTCTCGTTTCCGGTGGAAAGCGTCCCATTCCTAACGCATCCACCCACGACCCCAACAACCAAACAGTCGCCGCCAAAGACATCCCTGTATATTCCAGTTTAGCCTGGAACCGGACTTTCCGCACCTGGAGAGGCGAAAACAACCAGGTCTTTAATTCCAATCAAAAAATCACATTTACAGAAGCCGGGATCAAGGGAGCACATTACCGTATAGGAATCGCATGGCTCACATCCGGTTCTTACATTCTCGCCAACAAAGACCTCGTCCAGAATCAAGGTCAAAAAATGCCCCAGGACATCGACTTAAAAGTTTACCAGAACGGCAAGGTCATAGCCCAATCATTAAGCTCAACAAATCCTTTCGAAGTGGTTGATTTCACGCCCAAGACAAACGACAATCTGACTATCGAAATCCATCGCTACAGAAACACGCCTAACCGAAATACCAATATCAGCCTTCCGCCTGAAAAAGTCATTCTCGGCTATTCAATGTGGGTAGACAGGTAACAATAACATACAGTCTCCATACCCCACGCCAAGACATTCCGTCTTGGCGTTCTTGCTGTTATACGTAAAAAACATCAAACGGTTTCATGCGTTCTTTGGGAAAAGTCTATATTTTAACAAGTTAAATCCATAAAAATCCACTATGAAGCCCAAAAGAATAGAATACATTGACGTTGCCAAATTTTTGGCCATGATTTTAGTCATATTCGCGCACGGGACTAAAGAAAGTAGCTTTGTAGCGTTCGCATTTGCATTCCACCTGCCCGCATTCTTCATTTTGAACGGAATGACGCTAAAGGTCGACAATCAAAAATTCGGCGATTTTCTAGCGAAGAAACTCAAACGCTATATCATTCCAATGTTTGGGCTTGGAATTTTATGCGTTCTGTCTGATTCATTCGTCAAATGGCTTTTGAACAATCCCATTCCGGACCATTTCTTACTCATCGGCATCGCAAACGTCATCAATCAAGTTCGCTTGTTCGCCATTTGGTTCTTGCCAGCACTATTTTTCACCGACATCATACTCTTCGGTTTCCATAGTTTAGCCAAAGGCAAGCTTTGGCTCATGGGCATTTTGTCACTTTTGCTTCTTGGAATCGGGATAATCTTCAACCAGTTCCATAACGTTGCTTTAGTCTGGAATTTTGACGCAGCACTTTTCGGGACAACATTCACTTACATAGGATTCGCGTTCCACCACCAAAAACTTTCAAGGCTGTACAATTTCTTGACAAAGGCGCGGCTGCGGGCACTGATCATAGGAGTTGCGCTATTGACAGCAACTTACTTTATCAGCCAATACAGTTACGAGATAAACCATAAACATCTCGAAATGTTCCACCGCGTGTACATTCCATACTACATCACACTCCCCAACGCAATTATCGGTTCTCTAGGATTTATCCTCATATGCCGTGGAATTACAAATCCGATTTTAGCAAAGCCTGTCGAGATGAACCTTGCGCTTTTGGCATTCCACCAAACTCTCACATTCCCCATTTTCAGGAACAAAATCTGTCCAGAATGGTGGGCAAACGTTCACAGGCTACCCATAAGCGATTTGAATTACATTTTGTTCACCAGCACGATGACTTTATTTTCAGTCGCACTCATCGCGGTCATTTATCTCGCCATAAAGTATTCGCCATTGAGTATAATCGTAAACCAGCCATTAGCAGGCTTTTACAGGCAAAAGACTACAGATGTAAACAATCTATAGGATTATTAGGTGGCTTTGCCACGATTACATAACAATACTACCGATAGAGCGTTTCTACAAGCTTTATCATGTCCGCATGGTCACTTGCGGCCATCATCTCGCGGATGCTGTGCATGCTCAGCATGGGCTCGCCAATATCCACCGTCGGGATTCCGAGATTTGCAGAAATCGTCGGGCCAACCGTGCTGCCGCACGGCATGTCGTTTCGCGTAATGAATACTTGAAGCGAAATACCGGCCTGTTCGCAGAGCAATCGAAGTTGTGCAGAACTCATCAAGTCGCTCGCGTAACGCTTTTGCGCGTTCGCCTTGAGCACAATGCCCTTGCCCAACAGCGGAGCATGATTCGGTTCATGCTTTTCCGTATGATTCGGGTGTTCCGCATGGGCCATGTCAATAGACAATGCAATGGACTCCGCTAGGTATGAGGTATGGGGGCGCTCGCAGGCTCGCTTTGAGGTATGGGGCATTTTTGCAAATACTTCATCCAATACACTTTTCAAGAAGTTGCCGGCGGCACCTTCGCGAGTTGTCGAACCGACTTCTTCGTTATTGAAAAAGCACGCGACAAGGCAATCGTTCTCGCTTGATTCCGCCGTTACAATCGCTTCGGCAATGGCATGGCAACTGCTCAAATTATCGAGCCTTCCCGAATAAATCCACTCGTCGTTAAAACCGCCCCGATTTGCAGGTTGCGCATCAAACAGCTGCACGTCAAAATCAATCAAACGAGCACCTGCTGGGAGTTCTTTTTCAAGAGTTTTTACAAACAAATTCTTTCGATTTTCGAAAGCGCTACTTTCAGGAGCACCACTCCACAACGCATTAAAGTCCACTTGCGGATTCACCTTGAGCCCATCTTGGTTCACGTTACGGTTCAAGTGAACGGCCAACTGCGGAATCCTAAAAAGTTTCTCGCCACGGAACAACTTCGTCTTGAGTGTTTTTGCGTCAGCCGCATCCACATAAGCAAGCATTCCCGCATAACCTAAATCTCGATCGAGCCAGCTCGTATAGAGCGGTGAACCATAGACCTCCGTATGAAGCGTACACACGCCCGCCGAAACAGAATCCGGATTCGGGGAAATTTTCAACGTTGGGAAATCCGTATGCGCAAGTGCGATTTTGAACTTCGATATATCATCCCACGTTTTGGGCGTACGAAACGCAATAATCGAGGCGCCACGACACACAAAATAAGCTTTTCCTGTTTCGATTTTACCGCTAAAATTCACAAAGGAATTCGCTTCAAAGTGTGATTTTAAACAACTCACCGTATGGTACGGCGTTACAGCCGCATTCAAAAAATCAAAAAAATCCATATTTCCTCAAAAAATTTCAATTAGATTCATTTTGACAATATAATCTATTTATATTTCACGAAAGCAATGGCATTTCAAAAGATAAAACAGATCAACTGGATGGAAATGTCCGGCCTCTTGGTCGGCGTCGTGACCACTGTTGCCGTCATGATTTTTTCGCTAGTGTTCTATCACTACCTCAACGAATCCGGCGTTATCAAGGTTAAAGAATACAAGCTCCACAGTACTTTTGAAAAGGCCCTCGGCCTTAGACCGGGAACCCGCGTGCAAATTAGCGGCGTAGACGTGGGTCTAATTACAAACATGAAAATCAACACTGACGGTAAAGGTGTGTTCATGGAATTTACAATCCGCCAGGAATTCCAGCCGTTGATTACCGATAGTGCAAAAGTTTACGCCATCCGCGACCAGAACTTGATTTCGGCGCGCGTGATCAACATCGACATCAAAAATAGCAAAGGCCGTATTTTGCAAGATGGGGAATCACTTCCCGCAGGCACGGCCCAAGATATCGAAACAGTCATTGAAACAGCAAACGAGCTTTTGGGACGTGTAAACCGCCTTATCGATGCCGCCGACAACCTAGTCGCAATGGCTCTCGACACGGGAACAACTATGGGTGCATTGTTCGGCTCCCGCACACTCTACGACAACTTAAACCGTCAATTGTACCGACTTGACGACATTACGTACATCGGAAGGAAAGTCTTGAGCAAGACTTCATACCTGTTGGATACAATGAAAACAGGCATTCCTCGCCTTGTAAACCGTGCTAACGAAGTAACAAACAACGTTGGCAACATGATCGAAGAATTTAAACCGCTGCCAGGCCAAGTGACCTCGCTCCTCAATTCCATGGACTCTACAGTAAGCCGTGCGGATAACCTCATTACAAATTTCGGCACAATGACAACCGGATTACAAGACTTTATAAACACGACCGAGAACACAATGCAAAGCGCAGACGACTTGATGAACGGAATGTCGAAAATGTGGCTTTTCAGGAGCAATATTCCTAAGCATGATTCCGTGCCCTTTGTCGAGGAGACGCTATGGTAATTCAAAACGCCATCAAAATGGCTCTTTGCATCGCCCTCAGCGGCGCCGTAACTCTGTCCGCTTCGGAATCCGGGAAGCTTGCCGACCGTGCAAAAAAATCGTTGAAGGCCGGAAAATTTGCTAAAAGCTATTCACAACTAGAACGCGCACTCGTCGCAAGCCGTAAAGAAGCCGACAGAAACTCTGAAGTCCGCATTCTCATTGCAATGGGACATGTTCGTATCAAGAATCTCGACTTCAACATGGCTGACTCACTTTTGTATAACATCGACAGTGATGGACTGAATCGTCCCACAAAAGCCATGCTCCTCAGATCAAAAATTGCTTTGAAAAACGCCACTGAGAACTACTCCGAAGCCGTATCGCTCTGTGAAAGCGCCAACAAGAAAAATCTCGACAAAATTGACGACCAACTTCAAGGAGCCTTTTACTCAGAATGCGCCATTGCCTATGCCGGCAACCACAACAGCGAAAAAGCAACTGAGGCCCTCAAAATGGTCGCCAAGAGCACCGATAACGATACTGGAATTTATTTCTGGACGGAAGCGCGTTTAGCAGATTTGCAAAAAAACGGTAATGCCGATTCAATTTATATCGAGGCAGAAGACAAATCCGTCGAAGCGAACATACCTTACACAACCGCAAACATCCTTTACCACCGCGCAATGTTCTTGGAAAAGTCCAAGCCCGATGAAGCGAAAAAACTTTTCGCCCGCTGCAAAACCGCATTCGAGCTGATGGGATTGCCAAAGAAAGCTGAAAAATGCGAGCGGTGATAGAGCTTATAACTTAGAATTGCAGAATCATTCCGTGCTTATCACGGAATCGGCCTTTTATTTTGCAGAGGCGGCTGTATCCGCAGCAGGTTCCGCCACTGTTCCAACAGCAGCAGAATCAGTAGCGGTCGTGTCTGCAACCGGTTTCTGGACTCTTTTCATCGCGAGAAGCTGGTTATAAACGACAACAGGCGGGATTTTTCCATCAACCATGTTATCGACAAGGGCTTTGACTTTCTGATAGTTTTCGTCCTTGTTGTAATCAACAATCAAGTCCCTGTAACCGAGGAGTCTGAGAATTTTTGTATAAAAGCTTGCACGGAATTTTTTGAATTGCGGTTGGAACACATCGTTCAAAACGGTTTCAAGAGCGGTTTCCGTCTGCATGGAATCGATTTCAAAGCTCCGATAAATCATGCGGATATGGTCAGGAATCGTCGTATCCGGGCTATCGAAATACTTGCGCATCACATTTGCAGCTTCGGTCTTGTTGGGATACGGCCCACGGCCAACGCGCAGCGCATAATAAAGGGCTAGGCGCCAATTTTCAGGATAGACGCGAGTCGCCCTGCGCAATACAGAAAAATCAGAAGTGTCGGAAGCATCGATTGGCGTCACGCCTCCGACAAAATAGTATGGCGTATAGAACAGCGAATCTAAGCTTGTCGCAAGTTCTGCGACATGCCCCAGGTACGCATATTCCCTGCCCGTAAGGTAACTTTCACCAAGTTCGGTGAGCCCCTTGATCCAAAAGAGCCCAGCCACCGATGCGTCATGCCCTGCAGCCACATAGCGAACAGACGAAGCCTTCGGCAAGAAGGATTCATCAAAATTCGTGCCAGGAAGCGGCTTCGCGTAATGGAACGCGAGCGCAATCACGGCAATAGAAGTTATAATAGCAGCAAGGAAACGCATGGGTTAGTAGGAAGTAGGAAGTTAGAAGTAGGAAGTAAGGTTTTAGGTAACAGGTATTAGGTGGTAGGATTATAATCGCGGCTCCGCCGCCCTTTCTAGATGCACGTAGTGCATGAAAATATCCTAACCCCTACAACCTATAACCTATCGCCTACAAGCAAGCCTCTGCGAGTTTTTCCAGAGCATCGACGCAATCGTTCGCGTAGTTTGCCGGCGTATCGTTACGCTGCCAAGCAAAGTTGAGGCCACTGCTCGAATTGAGCACATGGAACTTGCGTTTGCCACCGCCGTTTGCGATTGCCAGGAGAACCGTCTTTGCATCGCCGCCCTGACCGCCCGGCACGCCCGGAATGGACACGCCCGGAATGAGGAACGGGATTTCATGCTTGTGGGCAACGGTGTAAGCCGTAATCTTTTCCAGTTCTTCCGGGTGAGTTGCACCGACAACGGCACCGAGGTACCCCTTGTCAGCATCCCATTCCATAATCTTGTCAGCTACGGAATAGAAAGCTTCGGCAACGTCGCGCGGATCGTCACTGCGAGTAACAGGCAAATCCTGGAAGTCGTGAGCACCCTTGTTGCTCGTGCGGAGGAGCACGTAAGCACCGTTTTCGCTATTTTCGCGGATGAACGGACCGACAGAATCGGCACCCATCCACGGAGAAACAGTCACGGCGTCTGCACGGTAAACGTCGTAGGCGGCGTTGGCGTAGGCGGCACTGGACTTGCCAATGTCACCGCGCTTTGCATCCAAAATCACCGGAATGCCAGCACTTCTGTAATCGGCAATGAGTTGCTGCAAAACGAGCATTGACTGCACGCTCACGCATTCGTAATAAGCGCTGTTCGGCTTTACGACAGCCGGCTGCACGTTACGCTTGAGGCAGCATTCCAAGATGTCGGAATAGAAGCGCTTGATGCGGTCTTCGGGAGTGCCTTCGAGCGGAATGAGCTTGAGCACAGGGTCCATGCCCATGCACACCGGGTTACCGCACTTTGCAATACGCTGTTCAAGGCGATCGTAAAAGCACGTCATTACTTCAATTCCTCCTGAATCTGAGCGGCTTCGTAAGAGAGAATGCCGTGTGCGACAGCCACGTTCAGAGATTCAAGTTCACTGCTCATCGGGATCTTCACCGTTTCGTCGGCAAGTTCGATGAAGTACGGGTTCGTGCCAGCACCTTCGTTACCCACGAGGAAAGCCATCTTGCGGAGCTTGTGGCTCGGAATCTGGCGGAGAGACTGCTTGGCATGCAAATCCGTTGCGATGATGGTGTAACCCTTGCTGCGCAAGAAGTTGATCTGGTCCACGAGATCTACGTCGAATTCAAACGGAACGCGGAGGAACGTGCCCGAGGAACCACGCACAACCTTCGGGTTGAACGGGCTCACGGTACCACGACCGAGAATCATGCCCGAAGAATTGAAACCGAGGCTCGTGCGGAAGAGCGTGCCGAGGTTACCCGGATCTTGCACGGCGTCCACAAGCGTAAGCACGCTGCGGCTCGTTTCGTAAACCGGCTTCTTGCTTGCGATGTTGCAGTAAGCAATGATGCCCTGCGTCGTCATCGTCGAAGAAAGACGCTTCATCTGTTCTTCGTTAAGAGTATGGAGCGTAATTTCGGCTTCGTTAATGGCTTCGATGAGTTCTTCGTTTTCAAAACCTTCAACAACGTAAACAGAAATCACGAGTTCGCGGTGGTGCTTCACGAGTTCTTCGACAACGTGCACACCTTCACCGAGGAACTTGCCTTCGCGTTCGCGACCCTTTTCGGTCGTGCAGGCGATGAGGCGCTTGAACCAAGGAGGTGTAGAGCCGGCATCTTCAACAGCTTCAATCTGTGCAGCGCGTGCTTCGAGTGCAGCTTCGTCCAAGTTCTCGTCAACGGCTTCCTTCTGTTCGGGGCGCTGGCGATAAACCGGAGCGTTCATGGCACCATCACGGCGCGGGCCACGGTTAAACGGCTTGTCGCCAAAGCGGCGCGGACGGCGGTCACGGTCAAAGCGTCCGCCACGGCGTTCTTCACGGTTGAACGGACGGCCTTCGCGGTTTTCATCGCGGTTGTCGCGATCGAAACGGCGTTCACCACGATCAAAGCGGCGGTCGCCGCGGTCGCGGTCAAAACGACGGTCGCCACGATCACGACCAAAGGGCTTGTCGCCAAAGGAACCACGGTCGTCGTCGTTACGGCGAGGGCGGCGTTCAGGAGCTTCGCTAACTCCAAATTTGCGGTCAAGCGTCATTCTTACAGTACGCTTCGGTTTGTTTTCTTCTTCACTCATAGTTTTTCCATCAACTGTTTGGCGACGGATTCCCCGTCAATTTTCAAGATCTTGTAGAGAGCTTTGATTTCTCCCTGTTCAACGAATCTGTCCGGAAGACCAAACCGGTACAGTTTCTTGTCCGTATAGCCGAGGTCGGACAAAAGTTCCGCAATTGCTGAACCATAGCCACCCACAAGCGTGTTGTCTTCCAAAGTCACAATGACATTGTGATTGTCGAACAACGAACGGTAGCATTCCTGGTCGAGCGGCTTAATAAAACGGGCATCCACAAGCGTCGGGTTGTATCCGTTTTCACGAAGCACGGAGGCTGTTTTCTTGAGTTCATTTGTCATGAATCCGGCGCCCAATAAGAGTATGCCGGAGCCCTTCTCAAGAATCTTGGGGCTCTTATAATCGAACGATTCTTCCGAGGGCTTGAGTTCTGCTTCGAGCGCAGTGCCTCTCGGGTAGCGGATTGCCACAACACCTTCCATATCAATCGCAGCAATCATCATATCGCGCAATTCATTTTCGTTGGAAGGAGCCATGATGGTCATTCCAGGAACCGTACGCAAGAACGACAAATCGAAGGCGCCATGGTGCGTCGGGCCATCCGCACCGACAAGGCCGGCACGGTCGAGCACAAGCACCACATGCAAATTCTGTAACGCAATGTCGTGGATAATCTGGTCGTAAGCGCGCTGCATGAACGACGAGTAAATCGCCACCACCGGAACAACGCCTTCGCAAGCCATGCCCGCCGCAAACGTAACAGCATGCTCTTCGGCAATGCCCACGTCAATCACGCGATCCGGGAGTTCCTTCGCGACGATATCCATGCCGCAGCCCGTAGGCATTGCAGCCGTGATACCCATAATGCGCTTATCCTTCTTAGCAAGGTCCAAAAGCGTATTGCCGAACACGCTCGTGAGTGAGGGGTTCGGATTGCCCGGAGCAAGCGGGAGCCCACTTTCAGGGTCAAACGCACTACAACCGTGATACTTTGTCGGATTCTTTTCGGCAGCGTCAAAGCCGCGGCCCTTTTCCGTAAGCACATGGACAAGGCACGGGCCTTGCTGGTTTTTCACGCGTTCGAGAATCATCACAAGTTCATCGATATCGTGACCATCAATCGGACCAAAATAACGAATGCCCAAGTCTTCAAAGAAACGTCCCGGCTTCACGGCATTCTTTGCCGCATTCTCGACCTGCAAGAAGAGGTCACGGAAACGAGAACCCAGAATACCCGGCAAACGATTCATCACGCGATCCAGGTCGGTACGCATCTTGTTGTAAACCGGATCCGAAATCACGCGGTTCAAGTACTTGCTAAAACCGCCAATGTTCGGAGCGATACTCATCTTGTTATCGTTCAAGATGATGGTCATGTTCTGCTTGGAGGCGCCAACGTTATTGATAGCCTCGTAAGCCATACCGCCCGTCATGGAACCATCGCCAATGACAGCAACAACATTGTTGTTACGGTTGAAATGGTCGCGTGCAACGGCAAAGCCAAGAGCCGCCGAAATAGAGGTCGTGGCATGCCCTGCCCCAAAGCAGTCATAAACGCTTTCGTTCCTCTTCAGGAATCCAGAAATACCGCCCTGCTGGCGCAAGGTATCGAAGCGGTCGTAACGGCCGGTCAATAACTTGTGCACGTACGCCTGGTGTCCTACGTCCCAAACGATCTTATCGTCGGGTGCGTTGAACACATAGTGAAGCGCAAGAGTAAGTTCAACAACGCCAAGGCTAGATGCCAGGTGACCGCCATGTTTGGCCACCTGCCCAATAATGGTCCCGCGAATCTGCGAAGCCAAGTGGTAAAGCTCTTCGACTGAGCAGTGCTTCAAGTCCTGAGGCGACTTTACGTCTTTCAGTTCCATTTATTTCACTCGGGTAATGATGTATGCCGCTATGGAACGGAGGATGGAGGTATCGCACTTGAGGCTGTCCAACGCCTTGATAGATTCCTCATAGAGTTCCCTAGCACGTTCCCTAGACTTTTCCAGTCCGACGATGGACGGGTAAGTAGCCTTGCCCTTTTCGATGTCAGACCCAGCGTCCTTGCCAAGTTCTTCGGTCGTAGAGACAATGTCCAAGATGTCATCCACAATCTGGAAGGCAAGCCCGATGGAGCGGCCATAGTTGCGGATGATTTCCATATCACTCTCGCTTGCGTCTGCAAGCATCGCACCCACCAAGAGCGAAGCTTCGATAAGAGCAGCAGTCTTGTGGTAGTGAATGTAATCGACAATTTCTAAATCGACAGTCTTGCCTTCGCATTCGATGTCGGTCATTTCGCCACCGATCATGCCGTATGTGCCGAGCAAGTGAGCAAGAAGTTCAATCGCCTTTGCGTTACCCGTCTTGCCCATCATTTCGAAGGCGTGGATGCACAGAGCGTCGCCTGCCATCACTGCGGTAGCTTCACCAAACTTCTTGTGGCTCGTGAGCTTACCACGGCGGTAATCATCGTTATCGACGCACGGTAGGTCATCGTGAATAAGGCTGAACGTGTGGAGCATTTCG
This window harbors:
- the dxs gene encoding 1-deoxy-D-xylulose-5-phosphate synthase; its protein translation is MELKDVKSPQDLKHCSVEELYHLASQIRGTIIGQVAKHGGHLASSLGVVELTLALHYVFNAPDDKIVWDVGHQAYVHKLLTGRYDRFDTLRQQGGISGFLKRNESVYDCFGAGHATTSISAALGFAVARDHFNRNNNVVAVIGDGSMTGGMAYEAINNVGASKQNMTIILNDNKMSIAPNIGGFSKYLNRVISDPVYNKMRTDLDRVMNRLPGILGSRFRDLFLQVENAAKNAVKPGRFFEDLGIRYFGPIDGHDIDELVMILERVKNQQGPCLVHVLTEKGRGFDAAEKNPTKYHGCSAFDPESGLPLAPGNPNPSLTSVFGNTLLDLAKKDKRIMGITAAMPTGCGMDIVAKELPDRVIDVGIAEEHAVTFAAGMACEGVVPVVAIYSSFMQRAYDQIIHDIALQNLHVVLVLDRAGLVGADGPTHHGAFDLSFLRTVPGMTIMAPSNENELRDMMIAAIDMEGVVAIRYPRGTALEAELKPSEESFDYKSPKILEKGSGILLLGAGFMTNELKKTASVLRENGYNPTLVDARFIKPLDQECYRSLFDNHNVIVTLEDNTLVGGYGSAIAELLSDLGYTDKKLYRFGLPDRFVEQGEIKALYKILKIDGESVAKQLMEKL
- a CDS encoding polyprenyl synthetase family protein — its product is MQSIESEAKIAQEYLARIAKDAEAKFDEHLPPVKDRPCRLHEAMRYSMFAGGKRLRPGLAKATFDMFGGKGDKIWLATSALEMLHTFSLIHDDLPCVDNDDYRRGKLTSHKKFGEATAVMAGDALCIHAFEMMGKTGNAKAIELLAHLLGTYGMIGGEMTDIECEGKTVDLEIVDYIHYHKTAALIEASLLVGAMLADASESDMEIIRNYGRSIGLAFQIVDDILDIVSTTEELGKDAGSDIEKGKATYPSIVGLEKSRERARELYEESIKALDSLKCDTSILRSIAAYIITRVK